GAGTGTTGAGACCATGGAAAGTGGTAAACATGCCTTTGTTGAAGTACCAGCAGCCACCACAATGGAAGAATGCTGGCAACTAGTGAACACTGCTGAACGCACACAAAAGAACTGTATGATGATGGAAAACGTTAACTACGGTCGCGACGAGTTAATGGTATTAAACATGGTTCGAAAAGGCGTATTTGGCGAGTTACTACATGGTGAAGCCGCTTATATTCATGACCTGCGTTGGCAGATGAAAGAAATCGACCGTAGCACCGGCTCTTGGCGCACTTACTGGCATACGAAAGTAAACGGTAACTTATACCCAACTCATGGTTTAGGCCCGGTTTCTCAGTATATGAACATCAACCGTGGTGACCGCTTTGACTTTGTTACATCAGTCAGCTCTCCTGCGCTTGGCCGCGCAGCGTACGCAGAACGTGAATTCCCTGCAGGCCACGAACGTCGTTCACTTAAATTTACTGCTGGCGACATGAACACCAGCATTATTAAAACAGTGAAAGGTCGTAGCATTATGGTTCAGCACGATACCACTAGCCCTCGTCCGTATAGCCGCCATAACCTAATTCAAGGTACTAATGGTACATTTGCAGGTTTCCCTAATCGTATTGCCCTTGAAGATGTGCCACCAGCTATCGCGAAAATTTATCAACAGCAATATGAAGCAGAGCTCGCTGCGTGGGAAAAAGCCGGCTCGCAAGGTCGTAAGCCACATATGCAAAATTTCCATAGCTGGGATCAAGATATGGAAAAATGGCGTGCCGAATTTGATCATCCACTTTGGAAACGCATGGGTGAAGAAGCGGTTCGTAACGGTGGTCACGGCGGTATGGACTTCATTATGCTTTGGCGCATGATCTACTGCTTGCGCAATAATGAGCCACTTGATCAAGATGTATACGATGCTGCAGCATGGTCATCAATCTTCCCGCAAAGTATGGCATCGGTTGCTGATAGAAGTAATAGCAAAACAATTCCAGACTTTACCCGTGGCGCTTGGCAAACAGGCAAGCCGCTGGGGATTGTGTCTTAACACTTTCTCTCCTTGGAATACTAAAAAGCCCGCCCTTTGCCCTGCGGGCTTTTTTATTAGACTATGACCTTACTGAGCATGTGCTGCAGCACGGAAAATCGTGTTAGTTAAAAGTACATTCATGCCTTCAAGGTAGGCACGATAGGTTGGTGATTGTGTAAAGCCAATCACCATGCCTTTGCCTTGAGGTTGATGCACAAGCAATGGTTTATATGCAAGCTGCGCTTTATTTTGCTGCCAAAGGTAACCACTTGCCAGCACATCGTCTTTACCTGAAAACCACGCTAAGTTTTTACCTGAGTTAAGTTTTATTGGCGTGTAAATATCATTACCATAAGCCACCGCAACGAGGTCTTTATCAACCCCTGCAGTTAACCAATGCTCTTGATCTACTTCAACATTAGCAAGTACACCGGCTACATAGTCTGGCGATGTGTGTGGCTCGATGCTTGCCGCTTTCAAATCATCACGAGAAGTGAATAACTGCCCTGCCACTTTGCTGCTTTTATTATCGCTGCTATCGGCTTTATCTTCTCGGTAAGCTTGCTCTCGCTTCACATCTAATAAGCCGTAATCAACATTGGTGGTAAAACGGTTTGCATTACCTAGGGCAATCAACACGCCGCCCGCTTCAACCCAGCTTTTTAAATTAGCTGCGCCAGATTTACCTAATGCTTGCTCGTAATTACCTTCTGGTAAAATAAGCACTTGGTAATCACTTAAATCAGCCCATGCAAGCATTGGCGTACGAATTGCGGTTACTGGGTAGCCAAGCTGTCTTTCGATAACAAAACGAGTGTTACCGGCGCTTAGCTCACGAGTAGCGGCATCCCATGCAATCGCCACTTTTGGTGCCACCATAGGCACTGTTTTGTTACTACCAAAGCTTGGGCCTTCAATCACCCAGCTTGAATCCACACCATCAACAATTGCACCAGTTTGCTCAGCAATTTGGCTAATTTTAGTTAGTAGGTCTTTATCGTTTAGGCGCTTTTCGATTACTAAGCTGCCCGCTGGGTAGTTAGTTTTATCACCTAATACAAATGCTTGGTCAGCACTTTTCAGTTTAATGCCAGCTTGTAGTGCCGCTGTTAAAAAGCGTGCTGCGGCCGTATCGCCCCAGGCAACAATATAAGCCACTGAGGCATCTGGGTTATTCACTTTGCCAAGCAATGTGTCGTCGGCCTTAACTGCTTTACTGTCTGCGCTAACAGCGCGACCACAACTATCGCTATCAACATTAAACATCATAGGCAGTGACCAACCTGTGACATCGTAAATTTCATCACCCAGGTTACGAGCACGGCGTCTTTCTTGCTCTTTTACAAATGCCTCAGCCATATCTACTTGGTCTGTAAATGTGGTGCGTACAAATACCCCACGTGGCTGGGCGGTATCAATAAAGTAGCTACCCGCTTTATACTTAACGCCACAGGCTTTGAAATCTTCGGTTGCTTGTTTAACTTCAACACCATGTTCAGCCATTAAGGTTGCTAACCTATGAGCTCCTTCACGATTACTTTGTTTAGGTAAAATATAAACACGCTCTTTGCTATCTTTACCGGAATCAATTGCATCAACTTGATATTGATAAAAGTCACCCAGTAATTTTTCGCGTTGATTGGCTGCACCTTCGGCGGTCGAGATTGAGGCCACAAATTGACGTTTTACAGTATTAAAATAAGTGAGCAGCTCACCAGTGTTTTTCTCAAATACATGACCTCTGGCTGAGCCGACTTCGTAGGTTGATGCAGACGCACCATAAAATACTGGCCAGCTATCGCCGTAGCCAGGATAAAAGGCGTCAAAAATTTCTCGGGTAAAATAATCAAAACCAAATTCATCAAAATACTTCGCATGATTTTGACCAATTGCATCCATGTTGGCGATTTGAGTTTTCGTCATATGCGGGTTAAATGGTTGAGCAGCTGGTGCAAAGTAGTAAGATTGATCGCCGCCCATTTCATGAATATCCACCACCACTTGTGGTTTATATTTATTGATTGCTGCCACTTTCCCCTTACTTTCAGGCTGAGTAAGCGCTAACCAATCACGATTCATATCAAACAAATAATGATTTGTTCGGCCTCTTGGCCACGGCTCATTATGTTCTGCACTTAACCTATCAGCACTGTGCTCAAGACCGACGCTTGCATAGTAACGTGTAACAAAGCGCTCACGACCATCTGGGTTTTGTAATGGGTCGATAAAGACCACGGTGTTGTCTAAAATTTTGCTGTTAACTGCATCATTCGGAGCTGCTAATAAGTGATACGCTGTAAATAATGCAGCATCGGTTGAGCTAATTTCATTACCGTGCACTGCATATTGAAGCCACACAGACGTCGGTAAATTTTTTATTAGCGACTTCGCTTCTTTTTCAGAGGTAATACGCGGATCAGCCAAAGCTTGTGTGTCATTCGCAAGGGTTTCTAATGAACGAATATGCTCAGCGGTTCCAACCACCGCATAAACCAGCTCACGACCTTCCCAGCTGTTTGCGTACTTAAACACTTTAATACGATCAGGCGCAGCCTGTTCAAGGGCGCTAAGATAACGGCGCATATCGCTGTAATTAGTGATGCGCTCACCTACGTCGTACCCTAGTACTTGTTTAAATGTCGGTATTTGCTTTTCGTAAGCTGTGCCCGGCCACATTGCTTCAGTATTCGTTGCACTGGCATTAAAGCTTGCCGTTATTGCCACAACACTCACTGAAATGGCTTTTATTATTTGTTTGGCGCTCATTATGTTTCCCAAATAAAAGTATCTATTTTGTACATTACAAAAGTATTGAAAATAAACAAATTAAAAACGTTAGATTGGCATAAATTAAAGACATAAAAAAACCGCAGCGATTGCTGCGGTTATTTTCAAAATAGCGGGGCTATTTAACTAGGGTCATTTCATCAAGTAGGTAACCTGCGTTATCAACTTCTTCCATTAACCAAAGCATGTATCGAATATCAACGTGGATCGCACGGGTGATCTTCGCATTAAAGTACCAATCTTTGGTGATTGATTCATAAGTCGAGTCAAAATTAAGGCCTACTAATTCACCTTTACCATTCATTACTGGCGAACCTGAGTTACCTCCAGTGGTATCAGCGCTACTTAAAAAGTTTACAGGAACTGAGTTTACTTCAAGTGGTTTAGCCGCTTGTGGCTCACAACCAAAGCTGAATAAACTACAGCTGACACCTGGTAAACCTAAGTCACCGCGGTAGTACGCACCAAACGCTTGCTTTTTATATGCTTCAAGTACTTTATCTGTAACAACAAATGGTTTTTCACCTGTGTGTTTAGCTACTAAACCACGTAGTGATGTAAAAGGTGTTTTATACACAGCATCTGCTGCTGGGTAACCATCAACTTGTGCATAGCTTACGCGTAAAGTGCCATTTGCATCTGGGTAAACTGGCTTACCTTTAGCATTATTAAAGGCGATGACTGCTTGCATATATTGCGGACGAATTTCAGCTAAACGACCGGCCATTTCTTTTTCGTCAGCCTCTTGTGCCATATTGGTATCGTATAGCGCAACAGCTAATTTAATGAATGGGTCATTTGATGCTTCAAATTCGGCTACTGATTTACCTATCCAGCTAACACGCGTTGCTGTATCTGTAAGTTCTGTTTTAGCGTAAAAAGAAGCTACAATCGCATCAAGTTCGGCTTGTGTTGTAGTGTCTGTGATACCTAAGCCATTGTTTAATGCCGCTACTTGCGCAGCTTTGTCTTGTGCTAAATAGTTACCTAAGTAGCTTAACCATAAAGCTTTATCGACCTCAGGTGTAAATTGCTTTTGCAAGCGCTCTAAACGGGCTTTAAGCATAGGAAGATCGCGCTCTTGGTAACCCATTTCGCGCTCTGCATTAGGTTTTTCGCTCTCTTTTGCTAAGCGGTATAAACGAATTGCAGTGCTTAGTAAGTCTGCTCGTTTTGCATAATCAAAGTAAAAGTGACTTTGTTGCTGAGCATGTGCTTCAACTAATAATGACTTTAATGCGTGATATGAATCTGCATAGGCTTTACGTTCAGCACTTTGTGCAAACCAAGCTAGGTATTCTTGCTCTTGCGCAGCTTTAATTCCCGGAATATCCGTTACTTTAAAACCGTCTTGTAAACCTTCGAGTTTCTTTAAACGGTTGTTGGTGCTTTTTACACGAGAGGCATATTTTACCTGTGCTTGCTCATCGCCTTCACTCTGCTTGGCAATCACATCAAGGGTCATGTTGTAAGTATTAAGCAGTGTCGGGTAATACCAACTCGCTGAATAATTTACTTCGTCTGCTAGTTTATAGCGGCTTGTACGACCCGGATAACCTGCCACCAACACACCATCCCCTAAGCTTACGCCGCTCGCATTCACTTTTAAGAACGACTTTGGCTCATAAGGTACGTTATCTTCGCTGTAATCTGCAGGTTTACCATCTTTACCGACATAGCCACGTACAAACGTAAAATCAGCTGTATGACGTGGGTATTCAAAGTTATCGATGTCACCACCAAAATTACCCAATGCTTCTGCTGGGGCATAAACTAAGCGCACATCTTTGATCATTAGTTGCTTGATCATGAAGTACTCTAAGCCATGGTGAAAATCTCGAACCGTACAACGGTAGTTAGGATCTGATTCACACTCGCTGATCAACGCCTTGCGGTTCGCTTGAATCGCCTCATAACGCGCTTTGCCGTGTAGTTCTGCGGGTAAGTTACCCAGTACGCGCTCAGTGACATCATCCACTTGTTCTGTTACATACAAACGCTCTTGTGGGCCTGCAGGTAGCTCTTTTGATAAGTCAGCTGCTAAAAAGCCTTTTTCAATTAAGTTGTTTTCTGGTGTGCTGTTATTTTGAATCGCGCCATAAGCACAGTGATGATTAGTTACCGCCAAGCCTTTTGGTGACACAAATGACGCAGAGCAATAACCTAAACCAACCACTGCATTGAGTGGGTATTGGTTGAGATCTGCCACTTGTGAAGCCGGTAATTCGATACCAACGCGGTCAAACTCGCTTTGTAATTGTTTTAATTGATGCGGTTGCCACTGCCCTTCATCAGCGTATGCGCTACCTACAGCGACAACACCCATTAGTGCTAATGAAGTAGTAATAATATTTTTTTTAATCATGTTAATCCTAGTCAGTGCAAAGCACTATTCTATTGTTGCCTGAAAAAATCGCGCTAAGACTACCATAACCTTGATTGAGTAAAGGGATATTGCGATTAACTACGATTGAGTAGTAAAAACAGAAAATAAAAAGCCCCTACTATGAGTATGCAATTGGTAGGGGCATTAGCTTTTTAAATTGTTAAGTGTTGGCTTTTAAAAAGTCATAAAGTTCATCTTTTAGCGCGGCGCGTTGGTGTTTCTTTTCATGCATATCCGCATCTTCAATTGGCGAATTTTGCAATTCAAGCTCACGAATTTCTTTATCCATCTCATCATAACGCTGCATGGTTTTCTTGAAGTGAGCATCATTTTTAGCAAGATTATGGATTAATTCATTAAACTCCGGGAATTCGTTCAATAACGAGTGTTTTTCGCCTAGCATGGGCAACTCCTTTGGCTAGAATTTAAGTTCAATTTCACTGTATCACTGTAACAAACAGAGTCAACGCAGCAACCTTGTCCGAGATCAATAATCACAACGATTCAGAAAATATAGCGTTCAAACTAGAAATTTCCGTTTTTGATAACTTAAGCAATTGATAAACAGCATACAAAACGGGGATGGATTTACCCTATGTCATCAATAAGAATTACCCCTTTTTCAAGAGCTAGTTTAGTAATTTGAATTTGCGAAGTTAAGTTCAGTTTGCTCATAATGCTAGCACGATGAACATGAGCCGTTTTAGGCATTATATCAATCACTTGTGAAATTTGTTTCGCATTAAAGCCCTGCGCAAGTAGCTTAAAAACTTCTAACTCTCTTCGCGTAAGCTTGTTTAATACATTGTCAGTTTTTTGAGGTTTCAAGAAATGCGTGTTAATTGATGGGCTTAAAAATAGTTGGTTTTTAACGATAGAATGTATTGCAGTTATTAGCTCTTCAGCTGCATCTCGTTTCGATAGATAAGCATCAACACCTAAGTCTAACGCTCTTTGAATGTAAGACTTTTCCTCATACATACTCAAAATGATACGCCTAGCACTTGGTAACTTCTTGCCAATTAGTTGAGCGACTTCTAACCCATTTCTATCTGGCAGAGAAATGTCGATAACGAAGCAATC
The nucleotide sequence above comes from Pseudoalteromonas shioyasakiensis. Encoded proteins:
- a CDS encoding peptidase M14, translated to MSAKQIIKAISVSVVAITASFNASATNTEAMWPGTAYEKQIPTFKQVLGYDVGERITNYSDMRRYLSALEQAAPDRIKVFKYANSWEGRELVYAVVGTAEHIRSLETLANDTQALADPRITSEKEAKSLIKNLPTSVWLQYAVHGNEISSTDAALFTAYHLLAAPNDAVNSKILDNTVVFIDPLQNPDGRERFVTRYYASVGLEHSADRLSAEHNEPWPRGRTNHYLFDMNRDWLALTQPESKGKVAAINKYKPQVVVDIHEMGGDQSYYFAPAAQPFNPHMTKTQIANMDAIGQNHAKYFDEFGFDYFTREIFDAFYPGYGDSWPVFYGASASTYEVGSARGHVFEKNTGELLTYFNTVKRQFVASISTAEGAANQREKLLGDFYQYQVDAIDSGKDSKERVYILPKQSNREGAHRLATLMAEHGVEVKQATEDFKACGVKYKAGSYFIDTAQPRGVFVRTTFTDQVDMAEAFVKEQERRRARNLGDEIYDVTGWSLPMMFNVDSDSCGRAVSADSKAVKADDTLLGKVNNPDASVAYIVAWGDTAAARFLTAALQAGIKLKSADQAFVLGDKTNYPAGSLVIEKRLNDKDLLTKISQIAEQTGAIVDGVDSSWVIEGPSFGSNKTVPMVAPKVAIAWDAATRELSAGNTRFVIERQLGYPVTAIRTPMLAWADLSDYQVLILPEGNYEQALGKSGAANLKSWVEAGGVLIALGNANRFTTNVDYGLLDVKREQAYREDKADSSDNKSSKVAGQLFTSRDDLKAASIEPHTSPDYVAGVLANVEVDQEHWLTAGVDKDLVAVAYGNDIYTPIKLNSGKNLAWFSGKDDVLASGYLWQQNKAQLAYKPLLVHQPQGKGMVIGFTQSPTYRAYLEGMNVLLTNTIFRAAAHAQ
- a CDS encoding S46 family peptidase — translated: MIKKNIITTSLALMGVVAVGSAYADEGQWQPHQLKQLQSEFDRVGIELPASQVADLNQYPLNAVVGLGYCSASFVSPKGLAVTNHHCAYGAIQNNSTPENNLIEKGFLAADLSKELPAGPQERLYVTEQVDDVTERVLGNLPAELHGKARYEAIQANRKALISECESDPNYRCTVRDFHHGLEYFMIKQLMIKDVRLVYAPAEALGNFGGDIDNFEYPRHTADFTFVRGYVGKDGKPADYSEDNVPYEPKSFLKVNASGVSLGDGVLVAGYPGRTSRYKLADEVNYSASWYYPTLLNTYNMTLDVIAKQSEGDEQAQVKYASRVKSTNNRLKKLEGLQDGFKVTDIPGIKAAQEQEYLAWFAQSAERKAYADSYHALKSLLVEAHAQQQSHFYFDYAKRADLLSTAIRLYRLAKESEKPNAEREMGYQERDLPMLKARLERLQKQFTPEVDKALWLSYLGNYLAQDKAAQVAALNNGLGITDTTTQAELDAIVASFYAKTELTDTATRVSWIGKSVAEFEASNDPFIKLAVALYDTNMAQEADEKEMAGRLAEIRPQYMQAVIAFNNAKGKPVYPDANGTLRVSYAQVDGYPAADAVYKTPFTSLRGLVAKHTGEKPFVVTDKVLEAYKKQAFGAYYRGDLGLPGVSCSLFSFGCEPQAAKPLEVNSVPVNFLSSADTTGGNSGSPVMNGKGELVGLNFDSTYESITKDWYFNAKITRAIHVDIRYMLWLMEEVDNAGYLLDEMTLVK
- a CDS encoding DUF465 domain-containing protein translates to MLGEKHSLLNEFPEFNELIHNLAKNDAHFKKTMQRYDEMDKEIRELELQNSPIEDADMHEKKHQRAALKDELYDFLKANT
- a CDS encoding Gfo/Idh/MocA family oxidoreductase: MTIDRRSFLKSAAAITAATVVTGCAKSQQGDNQSTPLAAQGKSVMGLAVPAMDVVRVGFIGVGQRGSGHVKHLCHIEGVEIKAICDTDQLMLDKSVNYVVEKGLPKPTAYTGSDKAYLDMLARDDIDIVIISTPWKWHTPMSVETMESGKHAFVEVPAATTMEECWQLVNTAERTQKNCMMMENVNYGRDELMVLNMVRKGVFGELLHGEAAYIHDLRWQMKEIDRSTGSWRTYWHTKVNGNLYPTHGLGPVSQYMNINRGDRFDFVTSVSSPALGRAAYAEREFPAGHERRSLKFTAGDMNTSIIKTVKGRSIMVQHDTTSPRPYSRHNLIQGTNGTFAGFPNRIALEDVPPAIAKIYQQQYEAELAAWEKAGSQGRKPHMQNFHSWDQDMEKWRAEFDHPLWKRMGEEAVRNGGHGGMDFIMLWRMIYCLRNNEPLDQDVYDAAAWSSIFPQSMASVADRSNSKTIPDFTRGAWQTGKPLGIVS
- a CDS encoding response regulator transcription factor gives rise to the protein MKFALIDDHQMVREGFKALIEEEDPDWQVSFEASSYSECLHKIDDIDIDCFVIDISLPDRNGLEVAQLIGKKLPSARRIILSMYEEKSYIQRALDLGVDAYLSKRDAAEELITAIHSIVKNQLFLSPSINTHFLKPQKTDNVLNKLTRRELEVFKLLAQGFNAKQISQVIDIMPKTAHVHRASIMSKLNLTSQIQITKLALEKGVILIDDIG